One Triticum dicoccoides isolate Atlit2015 ecotype Zavitan chromosome 5B, WEW_v2.0, whole genome shotgun sequence genomic window carries:
- the LOC119309503 gene encoding uncharacterized protein LOC119309503: protein MFLKNGLCYRILRHPHTTVIGYENHNKLAWVQRMVQTTAPEETALALSVISDNISASTTLASLCIALGSLIGAWVSSNTSEPLTGAGQQATGMASAKFTSLLVCFLASFACFIQSAGHYVHASFLMTALGSDAPASHVQRAVIRGGNFWALGLRALYFATALLMWVFGPVAMLACSVLTVVVLHLLDTSSMPLHHHQFVRQNERHQGSQSAHRSEPGAP from the exons ATGTTCCTTAAGAACGGATTGTGCTACCGCATCCTTCGCCATCCGCACACCACGGTCATCGGCTACGAGAACCACAACAAGCTTGCCTGGGTGCAGCGCATGGTGCAG ACGACGGCGCCGGAGGAGACGGCCCTGGCGCTGAGCGTGATCTCGGACAACATCTCGGCGTCCACCACGCTGGCGTCGCTGTGCATCGCGCTGGGCTCGCTGATCGGCGCGTGGGTGAGCAGCAACACCTCGGAGCCGCTCACCGGCGCCGGCCAGCAGGCGACGGGGATGGCATCGGCCAAGTTCACGTCGCTGCTCGTCTGCTTCCTGGCCTCCTTCGCCTGCTTCATCCAGTCCGCGGGGCACTACGTGCACGCCAGCTTCCTCATGACCGCGCTGGGGTCGGACGCGCCGGCGAGCCACGTGCAGCGCGCGGTGATCCGGGGCGGCAACTTCTGGGCGCTGGGGCTCCGGGCGCTCTACTTCGCCACGGCGCTGCTCATGTGGGTGTTCGGCCCGGTGGCCATGCTCGCCTGCTCCGTGCTCACGGTGGTCGTGCTGCACCTGCTCGACACCAGCTCCATGCCGCTGCACCACCACCAGTTCGTCAGACAGAACGAGCGGCACCAGGGGAGCCAGAGCGCCCACCGCTCCGAACCCGGGGCTCCATAG